In Corylus avellana chromosome ca2, CavTom2PMs-1.0, the following proteins share a genomic window:
- the LOC132169964 gene encoding G-type lectin S-receptor-like serine/threonine-protein kinase SD1-13: MLLYKFFGEEKLGDNVNQVKLQEPLLFNLQALASATNNFHQSNKLGQGGFGPVYRGKLSNGQEIAVKKLSRASGQGQEEFMNEVVVISKLQHRNLVRLLGNCVEGGEKMLVYEYLPNKSLDAFLFDLVKSKLLDWRRRFNIIEGICRGLLYLHRDSRLKIIHRDLKASNILLDEELNPKISDFGLARIFGDNGDQANTIRVVGTYGYMSPEYAMKGRFSEKSDVFSFGVLLLEIVSGRRNSCFYDDEDDMSLLGFISLPYIAWKMWNANNIVALTDPIICEPCFEMEILRCIHVGLLCVQDFANDRPSVSIVISMLKSEIIDLPLPKQPAYTERQIARDACSSQNNLRKCSVNNVTVSMVQGR, from the exons atgttattGTACAAATTTTTTGGTGAAGAGAAGCTTGGAGACAACGTGAACCAAGTTAAACTCCAAGAGCCACTGTTATTCAACCTTCAGGCGCTGGCAAGTGCAACAAACAACTTCCATCAATCAAACAAGCTTGGACAGGGTGGGTTTGGTCCCGTATATAGG GGAAAATTGTCAAATGGACAAGAAATTGCAGTAAAAAAACTTTCAAGAGCCTCTGGACAAGGGCAAGAAGAATTTATGAATGAGGTGGTAGTGATATCTAAACTCCAGCACCGAAATCTCGTTAGACTCCTTGGCAACTGTGTTGAAGGGGGAGAAAAGATGTTGGTTTACGAATACTTGCCAAACAAAAGTTTGGACGCATTTCTCTTTG ATCTAGTCAAATCAAAACTGCTAGATTGGAGAAGACGCTTCAACATTATCGAGGGAATCTGTCGAGGTCTATTGTACCTTCATAGGGATTCCAGATTAAAGATTATCCATAGAGACCTAAAAGCGAGTAATATCTTGTTGGATGAAGAGCttaatccaaaaatatcagattttggtttGGCTAGGATTTTTGGGGACAATGGAGATCAAGCCAATACTATAAGGGTcgttggaacata CGGGTACATGTCCCCTGAATATGCAATGAAAGGGCGATTTTCAGAGAAATCGGATGTCTTTAGCTTTGGAGTGTTGTTACTTGAGATTGTTAGTGGAAGAAGAAATTCTTGCTTTTATGATGATGAGGACGACATGAGCCTTCTAGGATTTATAAGTCTTCCTTATATC GCATGGAAAATGTGGAATGCAAACAACATTGTGGCATTAACTGACCCAATCATATGTGAACCATGctttgaaatggaaattttgAGATGCATACATGTAGGGCTGTTGTGTGTGCAAGATTTTGCTAATGATAGGCCAAGTGTATCCATTGTTATTTCCATGCTTAAAAGTGAGATTATCGATCTGCCTCTTCCAAAGCAACCTGCATACACCGAAAGGCAGATTGCCCGAGACGCTTGCTCCTCACAAAACAACCTAAGGAAATGCTCTGTTAACAATGTTACTGTTAGTATGGTTCAAGGCCGATAG
- the LOC132170280 gene encoding G-type lectin S-receptor-like serine/threonine-protein kinase At1g11330 yields the protein MELVRSTNLSALLVLLSCFCLQFGSATDTITAAKFINDSETIISKGGDFKLGFFSPPNSTDRYVGIWYAEISVFTVVWVANRNNPLKNSSGILTISEVGNLVVLDGQQKVLWSSNLTNSVVNSSAQLLDSGNLVLQGNTTGTFLWESFQHPSDTFMENMKISTDVRTGKKVQLTSWKSPSDPSIGNFSAGIEVRNIPEIFIWNDSNTYWRSGPWNSKIFIGVPDMVSVYLDGFNLVPDNDGTFYLSFSFSNESFPTKFVLNAQGNLQQTYFDTGDDHWGIGWSALNSDCDVYGKCGAFGSCNSQNSPICSCIPGFEPKNREEWNRGNWTSGCVRRRPLQCERVNNGSDGGKKDGFLKLTMMKVPDLADWSSALEEKCRNQCLENCSCIAYAYDSGIGCMPWTRSLIDLQKFSSGGVDLYVRLAYSELDKKGNVKVIVTVTVIVGVICIGICIYLLWRCMANQKEKRKMRMLLFDTGEAYKKFSGEDNLEDNVNQVKLQELPLFNLQELASATNNFHQSNKLGQGGFGPVYRGKLSSGQEIAIKRLSRVSRQGQEEFMNEVVVISKLQHWNLVKLLGCCVEGEEKMLVYEYMPNKSLDAFLFDSIKPKLLDWRRRFNIIEGVSRGLLYLHRDSRLKIIHRDLKASNILLDEELNPKISDFGLARIFGGNEDQANTKRVVGTYGYMSPEYAMEGRFSEKSDVFSFGVLLLEIVSGRRNSSFYDDEQDMSLLGFAWKMWNADNIVALTDPIIREPCFEMEILRCIRVGLLCVQEFAKDRPSVSIVISMLKSEIIDLPLPKQPAFTERHIAPNAGSCQPNLSTSKYSVNNVTVTMVQGR from the exons ATGGAACTTGTTCGAAGCACCAACTTGTCTGCTCTTCTTGTCTTGCTATCTTGCTTTTGTTTACAGTTTGGCTCTGCAACAGACACCATCACAGCAGCTAAATTCATCAACGACTCTGAAACCATCATCTCCAAAGGGGGTGACTTCAAACTGGGATTTTTCAGCCCTCCAAATTCTACCGATCGGTATGTTGGGATATGGTATGCTGAAATTTCTGTGTTCACTGTCGTATGGGTTGCTAACAGAAACAATCCCCTCAAGAATTCCTCTGGAATTCTTACCATATCCGAAGTTGGGAATCTGGTAGTGTTAGATGGGCAACAGAAGGTTCTCTGGTcatcaaatttaacaaattctgttGTCAATTCGAGTGCCCAGCTTTTAGATTCTGGAAACCTTGTCTTGCAAGGAAACACTACAGGGACATTCTTATGGGAGAGTTTCCAGCATCCTTCTGATACATTCatggaaaatatgaaaattagtACGGATGTTAGAACGGGTAAGAAAGTGCAGCTGACATCATGGAAAAGTCCTTCTGATCCATCCATTGGAAACTTCTCTGCCGGTATTGAGGTTCGAAATATTCCTGAAATTTTCATCTGGAACGACAGTAACACATATTGGCGGAGTGGTCCATGGAACAGCAAGATCTTTATTGGAGTACCGGACATGGTTTCTGTATATCTTGATGGATTTAATCTTGTACCTGATAATGATGGAACATTCtatttatctttttccttttcaaacgAGTCTTTCCCAACAAAATTTGTCTTGAATGCTCAAGGAAATCTACAGCAAACATATTTTGACACTGGAGATGATCATTGGGGGATCGGGTGGTCAGCTTTGAATTCTGACTGCGATGTTTATGGCAAGTGTGGGGCATTTGGAAGCTGTAATTCACAGAATTCACCAATTTGCAGCTGTATACCGGGGTTTGAGCCAAAGAACAGAGAAGAATGGAACAGAGGAAATTGGACTAGTGGATGTGTGAGGAGGAGACCCTTGCAGTGTGAGAGGGTGAACAATGGCAGTGATGGGGGCAAAAAAGATGGATTTTTGAAACTGACGATGATGAAAGTGCCAGACTTGGCAGATTGGTCATCTGCTCTTGAAGAAAAATGTAGAAACCAATGCTTGGAGAATTGTTCCTGTATAGCTTACGCATATGATTCGGGCATTGGTTGTATGCCATGGACAAGAAGCTTAATTGACCTACAGAAATTCTCGAGTGGCGGAGTTGATCTTTATGTTCGTTTGGCTTATTCAGAACTTG ATAAAAAGGGAAATGTGAAAGTAATCGTAACCGTCACAGTGATCGTAGGAGTAATATGCATTGGCATCTGTATTTACTTATTGTGGCGTTGCATGGCTAATCAAAAAG agaaaaggaaaatgaggaTGTTATTGTTCGACACGGGGGAAGcatataaaaaattttctggTGAAGACAATCTTGAAGACAACGTGAACCAAGTTAAACTCCAAGAGCTACCGTTATTCAATCTTCAAGAGCTAGCAAGTGCAACAAACAACTTCCATCAATCAAATAAGCTTGGGCAAGGTGGATTTGGTCCTGTATACAGG GGAAAACTTTCAAGTGGACAAGAAATTGCAATAAAAAGACTTTCAAGAGTCTCTAGACAAGGGCAAGAAGAATTTATGAATGAAGTGGTGGTCATATCTAAACTCCAGCACTGGAATCTCGTTAAACTCCTTGGCTGCTGTGTGGAAGGGGAAGAAAAGATGTTGGTTTATGAatacatgccaaacaaaagtttgGACGCATTTCTCTTTG ATTCAATCAAACCGAAACTACTAGATTGGAGAAGACGCTTCAACATTATCGAGGGAGTCAGTCGAGGTTTGCTGTACCTTCATAGGGATTCCAGATTAAAGATTATTCATAGAGATCTAAAAGCAAGTAATATCTTGTTGGACGAAGagctaaatccaaaaatatcagattttggtttGGCTAGGATTTTTGGGGGCAATGAAGATCAGGCCAATACTAAAAGGGTcgttggaacata CGGGTACATGTCCCCTGAATATGCAATGGAAGGGCGATTTTCAGAGAAATCAGATGTCTTTAGCTTTGGAGTGTTGTTACTCGAGATTGTTAGTGGAAGAAGAAATTCTAGCTTTTATGATGATGAGCAGGACATGAGCCTTCTAGGATTT GCATGGAAAATGTGGAATGCAGACAACATTGTGGCCTTAACAGACCCCATAATACGTGAACCATGctttgaaatggaaattttgAGATGCATACGTGTTGGGCTGCTGTGTGTGCAAGAATTTGCCAAAGATAGGCCAAGTGTATCCATTGTTATTTCTATGCTTAAAAGTGAGATTATTGATCTACCTCTTCCAAAGCAACCTGCATTCACTGAAAGACATATTGCCCCAAATGCTGGCTCCTGTCAACCCAACCTAAGTACAAGTAAATACTCTGTTAACAATGTTACTGTTACAATGGTTCAAGGCCGATAG